One Faecalicatena sp. Marseille-Q4148 DNA window includes the following coding sequences:
- a CDS encoding V-type ATP synthase subunit K, with translation MSELGLVYALLGAAVAVFLAGAGSSIGVGIAGQAASGVVTEDPSKFAKVLIMQLLPGTQGIYGLLVGFITLSKIGLLGGTPASIDPKTGLLILAACLPIGIVGLISGKYQGKTAAASIGIVAKKPEQFGKAMLFPAMVETYAILALLISILAVSAIPV, from the coding sequence ATGAGTGAATTAGGATTAGTTTATGCTTTATTAGGAGCAGCAGTAGCTGTATTTTTAGCAGGTGCAGGATCATCAATCGGTGTTGGTATCGCAGGTCAGGCTGCATCAGGAGTTGTAACAGAAGACCCAAGTAAGTTCGCAAAAGTACTTATCATGCAGCTGCTTCCTGGTACACAGGGTATCTACGGTCTGCTTGTTGGATTCATCACATTATCTAAGATTGGTCTGTTAGGCGGAACACCGGCATCAATCGATCCAAAAACAGGTCTTTTGATCCTTGCAGCATGTCTTCCGATCGGTATTGTAGGTCTTATCTCTGGAAAATATCAGGGAAAAACAGCAGCAGCATCTATCGGTATCGTAGCAAAGAAACCAGAACAGTTTGGTAAAGCTATGCTGTTCCCGGCAATGGTTGAGACATACGCAATCCTTGCTCTTCTGATCTCTATCTTAGCAGTAAGTGCTATTCCGGTTTAA
- a CDS encoding aminotransferase class I/II-fold pyridoxal phosphate-dependent enzyme: protein MRNPLSKVVTEIKPSGIRKFFDIVSEMEDAISLGVGEPDFDTPWRIREEGIYSLERGRTFYTSNAGLKELKEEIVKYLKRTVNVEYNPANEVVVTVGGSEGIDIALRAMLDPGDEVLIPQPSYVSYLPCTELAGGVPVTIPLKNENQFKLTAKELEAYITPKTKILVLPFPNNPTGSVMTEEDLRPIAALVEKYDLYVISDEIYSELTYGNRHVSIASLPGMKERTILINGFSKGFAMTGWRLGYSCGPKEIIEQMIKIHQFAIMCAPTNSQYAAIEGLRHCQKEVEEMREAYNQRRRFLMYEFERMELPCFEPFGAFYVFPCIKEFGMTSEEFALKFLEEEKVAVVPGTAFGDCGEGFLRISYAYSLEDLKEAISRLERFIIKLRREKNHD, encoded by the coding sequence TTTTCGATATTGTAAGTGAAATGGAAGATGCGATCTCCCTTGGCGTTGGAGAGCCGGATTTTGATACTCCGTGGCGAATTCGGGAAGAAGGAATTTACTCTCTGGAAAGAGGGCGCACATTTTACACATCCAACGCAGGACTTAAAGAACTGAAAGAAGAAATTGTGAAATATCTCAAACGCACAGTGAATGTAGAATATAATCCGGCTAATGAAGTTGTTGTAACGGTCGGAGGAAGCGAGGGAATTGATATTGCTCTCCGCGCAATGTTAGATCCGGGAGACGAAGTGCTGATTCCTCAGCCAAGTTATGTTTCTTATCTGCCATGTACTGAACTGGCAGGCGGTGTTCCGGTAACAATTCCGCTGAAAAATGAAAATCAGTTTAAATTAACTGCGAAAGAGCTGGAGGCATATATTACGCCAAAGACAAAGATCCTTGTACTTCCATTTCCGAATAATCCGACAGGTTCTGTCATGACGGAAGAAGATCTCCGCCCAATTGCAGCGCTCGTGGAAAAATATGATCTTTATGTCATTTCTGATGAAATCTATTCGGAACTTACTTATGGGAATAGACATGTATCTATTGCGTCGCTTCCGGGAATGAAGGAGAGAACCATTCTGATCAATGGATTTTCGAAAGGATTTGCCATGACAGGCTGGCGTCTTGGATATTCCTGCGGGCCAAAAGAGATTATTGAGCAGATGATCAAAATCCATCAATTTGCAATTATGTGCGCGCCTACGAATAGTCAATATGCGGCAATCGAAGGACTGCGTCACTGTCAGAAGGAAGTAGAAGAAATGCGTGAAGCCTATAATCAGAGAAGACGGTTTCTGATGTATGAATTTGAGCGTATGGAGCTGCCGTGTTTTGAACCGTTCGGAGCATTTTATGTATTTCCGTGTATCAAAGAATTTGGCATGACATCAGAAGAATTTGCGCTGAAATTTTTGGAAGAAGAGAAAGTCGCAGTTGTTCCGGGCACAGCATTTGGCGATTGCGGAGAAGGGTTCCTTAGAATTTCTTACGCATATTCTCTGGAAGACTTAAAGGAAGCAATTTCCAGACTGGAACGTTTTATTATAAAATTACGCAGGGAGAAAAATCATGATTAA
- a CDS encoding V-type ATP synthase subunit F, producing MYKIAVIGDYDSIYGFATLGLDTYPVTDPEKAAEQLTQLAKGGYAVIYITEALAAVLEHEIDKYRLEKLPAIIQIPGVSGNTGAGVDAVKKFVEQAVGSDILFGDE from the coding sequence ATGTATAAGATTGCAGTAATTGGCGATTATGACAGTATTTACGGCTTTGCCACACTGGGTCTTGACACATATCCGGTTACGGACCCGGAGAAGGCAGCAGAACAGTTAACGCAGCTTGCTAAAGGAGGATACGCTGTAATCTATATTACAGAAGCTCTGGCAGCTGTGTTGGAACACGAAATAGATAAATATCGTCTTGAGAAACTTCCGGCAATTATTCAGATTCCGGGTGTATCAGGAAATACAGGTGCAGGTGTTGACGCAGTTAAGAAATTCGTCGAGCAGGCAGTTGGTTCAGATATTCTATTTGGTGATGAATAG
- a CDS encoding tRNA (cytidine(34)-2'-O)-methyltransferase: MINIVLFEPEIPANTGNIGRTCVATGTRLHLIEPLGFRLNEKAIKRAGMDYWDDLDVTTYIDYEDFLEKNPAAKEKMYMATTKAVHVYTEVNFEPDCYIMFGKESAGIPEEILVQHKENCIRIPMLGEIRSLNLGNSVAVVLYEALRQNGFAGMNLEGHLHRLEW; encoded by the coding sequence ATGATTAATATTGTTTTATTTGAGCCGGAAATTCCGGCTAATACGGGAAATATCGGAAGAACTTGTGTGGCTACCGGGACAAGACTTCACTTGATCGAACCGTTAGGATTCCGATTAAATGAAAAAGCGATTAAGCGTGCGGGAATGGACTATTGGGATGATCTTGATGTGACAACTTACATTGACTATGAAGATTTTCTGGAAAAGAACCCGGCAGCAAAGGAAAAAATGTATATGGCAACAACAAAAGCAGTTCATGTGTATACAGAAGTGAATTTTGAGCCAGACTGTTATATTATGTTCGGAAAAGAAAGTGCAGGTATACCGGAAGAGATTCTTGTACAGCATAAAGAAAACTGTATTAGGATTCCAATGCTTGGAGAGATACGTTCGCTGAATCTTGGCAACTCAGTTGCTGTCGTTCTTTATGAGGCGCTTCGTCAGAATGGTTTTGCAGGAATGAATCTGGAGGGACATTTGCATAGACTGGAGTGGTAG
- a CDS encoding V-type ATPase subunit: MAKQEYTYAVARIRAKEVSLFSKSVIEQLLTCKTEQQCLQFLSEKGWGDADTPMEAEAILTREREKTWELMKELADDMSVFDVLSYPDLFQNLKAAVKAAVSGLEHLDIFVQDTAISGEEMLDIVKSKEFHRLPEFMAQAAREAYDTLLHTRDGQLCDIMIDKAALDAIYAAGMKAEDDLIREYAESTVAVADIKIAVRSQKTAKSLEFMKKAMAECGTLSVDHLAHAALNGMEAIQEYLGGTVYAQGAEALKESPSAFECWCDNRIIETIKPQIRNPFSIGPLVAYVIARENEIKTVRIILSGKLNGLPEKSIRERIREMYV, from the coding sequence ATGGCAAAACAGGAATACACCTATGCGGTTGCGCGAATCAGAGCGAAGGAAGTGTCATTATTTTCAAAGTCTGTGATTGAGCAGCTTCTCACATGTAAGACAGAACAGCAGTGTCTGCAGTTTTTGTCTGAGAAAGGCTGGGGAGATGCAGATACTCCAATGGAGGCAGAGGCGATACTGACACGCGAGCGTGAAAAAACATGGGAACTGATGAAAGAGTTGGCAGACGATATGTCAGTCTTTGACGTACTGTCATATCCGGATCTGTTCCAGAACCTGAAGGCAGCAGTAAAAGCAGCAGTCAGCGGTTTGGAACATCTGGATATCTTTGTACAGGATACAGCAATTTCCGGCGAAGAGATGCTGGATATTGTAAAGAGCAAAGAATTTCACAGACTTCCGGAATTCATGGCACAGGCAGCGAGAGAGGCTTATGACACACTTCTGCATACAAGAGACGGACAGTTATGCGATATCATGATTGATAAAGCTGCACTGGATGCTATTTATGCAGCCGGTATGAAGGCCGAAGATGATCTGATCAGAGAATATGCAGAGTCTACAGTGGCCGTTGCAGATATTAAGATTGCAGTTCGTTCGCAGAAGACCGCAAAATCTTTGGAATTTATGAAAAAGGCTATGGCAGAGTGCGGCACATTAAGTGTCGATCATCTTGCCCATGCGGCGCTGAATGGAATGGAAGCAATTCAGGAATATTTAGGCGGAACTGTGTATGCACAGGGAGCCGAAGCACTGAAGGAATCTCCGTCAGCATTTGAGTGCTGGTGTGATAACCGGATCATTGAGACGATTAAGCCTCAGATTCGGAATCCATTTTCAATCGGTCCTCTTGTTGCATATGTAATCGCAAGAGAAAATGAAATTAAAACGGTGAGAATTATTCTTTCCGGTAAGCTCAATGGGCTTCCGGAGAAGTCTATCCGGGAAAGGATAAGGGAAATGTATGTATAA
- a CDS encoding V-type ATP synthase subunit I — MAVLQMQRFSICALKKKRKAILEELQAFGALEVNVSFPEEEEHSLRKMDTVESRQTFDKNAILADNALEVLQEFAPEKTSMFSSLEGKALIDKSVYDETAERKDEIIHTANEILGLKKKLAENKAAIVKVENQIEALTPWLDLDVPMDIQGTKDAAVLIGSINSQVTLDDIYTKIAEAQPGLEAMDIQVISSDSDQTCIAAVCLKKDVKEFEKALRSIGFSRPAQNIRKIPREFKQELQESAAKIAEENEQIENQIREMAVARDDLKLISDYFRVRAQKYEVLGQLPQSRDTFFISGYIPQKKVDTLRKKLESKYDIVIDVEDIPDEEEAPVLLENNKIAGSVEGVLESYGLPKKGEIDPSAIMSIFYIFFFGLMLSDAAYGIIVFIACAVVLKKFPRMSEGMQKTIRMFKYCGLSTLFWGLMFGGIFGDVVSVVSRVFFGHEVTVPPLWFEPLKDPMKLLIYSLAFGVIHLFTGLGIKGYLCIKEKKYMDFICDVVLWYMLLIGLILMLLPSQIFVSMTQMNIVFPPAIAMLSKVLAIVGAAGIVLMSGRSNKNFGLRIALGAYDLYNITGWLSDVLSYSRLLALGLATGVIASVVNQMGSMFGSGIIGMIGFLVVFVVGHTLNMAINLLGAYVHTNRLQFVEFFGKFYEGGGRPFNPFKQETKYVDIKEE; from the coding sequence ATGGCAGTATTGCAAATGCAGAGATTTAGTATCTGTGCATTGAAGAAAAAGCGAAAAGCAATATTGGAAGAACTTCAGGCTTTTGGGGCATTGGAAGTAAATGTATCTTTTCCGGAAGAAGAGGAACATTCTCTTCGGAAGATGGATACGGTAGAATCCCGTCAGACATTTGATAAGAATGCGATATTGGCAGACAATGCACTTGAAGTTCTGCAGGAATTTGCACCGGAGAAGACGTCAATGTTTTCTTCACTGGAAGGCAAAGCTCTCATTGATAAATCAGTTTATGATGAGACGGCAGAACGAAAAGACGAGATTATCCATACAGCCAATGAGATACTTGGTCTGAAGAAAAAGCTTGCAGAGAACAAGGCAGCAATCGTGAAGGTGGAGAACCAGATTGAAGCGCTGACTCCGTGGCTTGACCTGGATGTTCCGATGGATATTCAGGGAACAAAAGATGCTGCAGTATTGATTGGAAGTATTAACAGTCAGGTAACGCTTGATGATATCTACACAAAGATAGCTGAGGCTCAGCCGGGACTGGAAGCGATGGATATTCAGGTAATTTCATCCGACAGCGATCAGACATGTATTGCGGCAGTTTGCCTGAAGAAAGATGTGAAAGAGTTTGAAAAAGCTCTTCGAAGCATCGGTTTTTCAAGACCAGCTCAGAATATCCGAAAAATTCCGCGTGAATTTAAGCAGGAATTACAAGAAAGTGCAGCAAAAATCGCAGAAGAGAATGAACAGATTGAAAATCAGATCAGAGAAATGGCAGTTGCCAGAGATGATCTGAAATTAATCTCAGATTATTTCAGAGTCCGTGCTCAGAAATATGAAGTACTCGGACAGCTTCCGCAGTCAAGAGATACATTCTTTATCAGCGGTTATATTCCGCAAAAGAAAGTGGATACGCTTCGTAAGAAACTGGAATCGAAATATGATATTGTAATTGATGTCGAAGATATTCCGGATGAAGAGGAAGCGCCGGTTCTCCTGGAGAACAATAAGATTGCAGGATCTGTAGAAGGCGTTCTGGAATCTTACGGACTTCCGAAGAAGGGAGAGATAGATCCGTCAGCAATTATGTCGATCTTCTATATTTTCTTCTTTGGACTTATGCTTTCTGATGCAGCATATGGAATTATTGTTTTTATCGCATGTGCAGTTGTATTAAAGAAATTCCCGAGAATGAGTGAGGGAATGCAGAAAACCATTCGTATGTTTAAATATTGTGGACTCTCCACATTATTCTGGGGATTAATGTTCGGAGGTATATTCGGAGACGTAGTATCTGTTGTCTCTCGTGTATTCTTCGGTCATGAAGTAACCGTACCACCCCTATGGTTTGAACCATTAAAAGACCCAATGAAGCTTTTGATCTACTCTCTGGCATTTGGTGTGATCCACCTCTTTACAGGACTTGGAATCAAAGGTTATCTGTGTATCAAAGAGAAAAAATACATGGATTTTATCTGTGATGTTGTTCTTTGGTATATGCTGCTGATCGGTCTGATCTTAATGCTGCTTCCAAGCCAGATTTTCGTATCAATGACTCAGATGAATATCGTATTCCCGCCGGCAATCGCAATGCTCTCGAAAGTACTGGCTATTGTTGGTGCAGCCGGTATCGTACTGATGTCAGGAAGAAGCAATAAGAATTTTGGACTTCGTATCGCACTTGGCGCTTATGATCTGTACAATATTACAGGTTGGCTGAGTGATGTGCTTTCTTATTCTCGTTTACTTGCATTAGGACTTGCAACAGGAGTTATCGCTTCTGTAGTAAACCAGATGGGAAGTATGTTTGGAAGTGGAATCATCGGAATGATCGGATTCCTTGTTGTATTTGTTGTTGGTCATACACTGAATATGGCAATCAACTTATTAGGTGCATATGTGCACACGAACCGTTTACAGTTCGTAGAGTTCTTCGGTAAATTTTACGAAGGCGGCGGACGCCCGTTTAATCCATTTAAACAAGAAACAAAATATGTTGATATTAAGGAGGAATAA